A genome region from Lytechinus pictus isolate F3 Inbred chromosome 16, Lp3.0, whole genome shotgun sequence includes the following:
- the LOC129278624 gene encoding uncharacterized protein LOC129278624, with product MMNIRLSRRRILAFALPSLVILLALSYKYHHANGNILLLNGRKDSSQPGKEDQTYGGERIRDRTVENGGSRIHLTDNQHLDTSKFRHANEDHEDGALAGQEITPSRRSSISEATSSDHQSVKPPTGDLAIGNEQTGPFIIDIQRNNHATEVNSHDIRPTYNQYQQVKEDKADNDSEFESQTLLMDASDDEEESSYLYDMESSLSGLSSPVKDNTSVTSGKSWTSVISAQQNDGAVRSYQLVDEDFGSHTNLTQIGENLKNHSVRSFENMTDTHPDQQSGNQSVGLGVSFDKHKHTQYFLSKTTPHRKVNFSIKEDVVMEMMSNYTHMPPVDRAEFLQLQANGIIRRNVSQKLFNLAPEVFMKTPLTFSTRTKGPCWFVNNVTAQPQQRMRCLPYFYLIGMPKCGTTDMYEKITEHPAVVRLQKEPHWWTRRRFRLKGQRNAKKSYDDYLHHYSDLVEAIFNDGKPDVYIGGDGSASTMWNNVKNMKVNLLPELIHKIQPEVKLIAVLREPVERLYSDYVYFHTEGANAESLHKQVEETISDFTKCTKHYPLRYCAGQKTSAQRARVTLGLYSVFIADWLRVFPRDSIMIFRLRDWNKECLTLLPKIFAFLEIETLKDSAIKRICKAKKKNVTHKDKFPILNSTFELLSDFYRPYNKELAALLQDERYLWLY from the exons ATGATGAATATCAGATTG TCCAGGAGAAGAATTCTAGCGTTCGCACTACCATCACTTGTCATTCTCCTTGCACTCAGCTACAAATACCATCATGCCAATGGCAACATACTACTTCTGAACGGCAGAAAGGACTCATCTCAGCCTGGAAAGGAGGATCAAACGTATGGAGGGGAACGCATCAGGGACCGGACTGTAGAAAATGGAGGATCGAGAATACATCTCACTGATAATCAGCATCTCGACACAAGTAAATTCAGACACGCAAATGAAGATCATGAAGATGGAGCACTGGCTGGACAAGAGATTACTCCTTCGCGTCGGTCAAGCATTTCAGAGGCAACATCGAGTGATCATCAAAGTGTGAAACCTCCAACGGGAGATCTAGCTATTGGGAACGAACAAACTGGTCCTTTTATCATTGATATCCAGAGAAACAACCATGCTACAGAAGTAAATAGTCATGATATTAGGCCTACGTATAATCAATATCAACAAGTTAAAGAAGACAAAGCAGATAATGATTCTGAATTCGAATCACAGACACTTCTCATGGATGCTTCAGACGATGAAGAGGAAAGTTCTTATCTATACGATATGGAGAGTTCGCTGTCTGGTTTAAGTTCACCAGTGAAAGACAATACTTCGGTTACCAGTGGAAAGTCATGGACATCGGTCATTTCGGCCCAACAGAATGATGGTGCAGTACGTTCGTATCAGCTGGTGGATGAGGATTTTGGATCGCATACTAATTTAACCCAAATCGGGGAAAACCTTAAAAACCATTCAGTGAGGTCGTTCGAGAACATGACTGACACTCATCCCGATCAGCAGTCTGGGAATCAGTCGGTTGGTCTGGGCGTTAGCTTCGATAAACATAAACACACACAGTATTTTCTTTCTAAGACAACACCTCATCGTAAAGTTAATTTCTCAATAAAAGAAGACGTCGTCATGGAGATGATGTCAAATTACACTCACATGCCTCCTGTAGATCGGGCCGAGTTCCTTCAGCTACAGGCGAATGGTATCATCCGTAGAAACGTGTCACAGAAACTTTTCAACTTGGCTCCTGag GTATTCATGAAGACTCCATTGACATTCAGTACGCGGACCAAGGGACCTTGCTGGTTCGTAAATAACGTCACAGCTCAGCCTCAGCAGAGGATGCGATGCCTTCCTTACTTCTACCTGATAGGAATGCCCAAATGTGGAACAACtgacatgtatgaaaaaattaccGAACACCCTGCCGTGGTTCGTCTTCAAAAAGAGCCACATTGGTGGACAAGAAGAAGATTTCGATTAA AGGGCCAAAGGAACGCGAAAAAATCCTATGATGACTACCTTCACCATTATTCTGATTTGGTGGAAGCAATCTTCAATGATGGCAAACCAGATGTCTACATAGGAG GAGATGGTTCTGCATCCACCATGTGGAATAACGTCAAGAATATGAAGGTCAACCTCCTTCCCGAGCTCATTCACAAGATTCAACCGGAAGTAAAACTTATTGCAGTTTTGAGAGAACCAGTAGAAAG GTTGTATTCCGATTACGTGTATTTTCATACCGAAGGGGCAAATGCTGAAAGTCTACACAAGCAGGTGGAGGAAACTATATCCGACTtcacaaaatgtacaaaacattaTCCACTCAGGTACTGTGCTGGACAAAAGACGAGTGCACAAAGAGCT CGGGTAACTCTGGGGTTGTATTCAGTATTTAtcgctgattggttgagagtCTTCCCTCGTGACAGCATTATGATTTTTCGGCTACGCGACTGGAACAAGGAATGTCTGACGCTACTGCCAAAAATATTCGCGTTCCTTGAAATCG AAACCCTAAAGGACAGCGCTATCAAAAGGATATGCAAGGCAAAAAAGAAGAACGTCACCCACAAAGACAAGTTTCCGATACTAAATTCTACATTTGAGTTACTCTCGGATTTCTATCGTCCTTACAATAAAGAACTAGCTGCTTTACTCCAAGACGAACGATATTTATGGTTATATTAG